The following proteins come from a genomic window of Nitrospira sp.:
- a CDS encoding Two-component system sensor histidine kinase, whose translation MTNAVAGHPEERELLQAAFRSFDEAAHTLQQSYGALTARVEQMDLELARSNEALRRQLGDNEAMRVHLDGILESLSTGVLVVDDCETISRSNRAAERLLGATDAELQNRRAGDVLADAGLGLCDRPQRIGQTVLSISRVPLRNDSGERSGHLILFQDITRIYQLEEQLQRKERLAAMGELIGRIAHEIRNPLGSVELFASMLQRDLAEHSSAKRYARQISQAVQSMDRLLANLLLYTRPVRMARDWHSAEPLIGDSIKLAAHALTKVPVDIRVDIGREVPSIWCHDGRLKQVLVNLIVNAVQAMPHGGVLAISLFQESSRTLGMPAVRLTVRDSGMGIDPAHRSRIFDPFFTTKDEGTGLGLAIVYSIVEAHQGRIDVESTVGQGTACSIILPHPSIGGNPNEVQGGARSEPESSDALPVEQEAVIAEEWSHE comes from the coding sequence ATGACGAATGCCGTGGCCGGACATCCGGAGGAACGCGAGCTGTTGCAGGCCGCGTTCAGAAGTTTTGATGAGGCCGCCCATACGTTGCAACAGTCATACGGCGCGCTGACGGCACGTGTGGAGCAAATGGATCTGGAGTTGGCGAGGAGCAACGAGGCTCTTCGTCGCCAGCTTGGCGACAATGAGGCCATGCGCGTGCATCTGGATGGAATTCTAGAGTCCTTATCCACAGGAGTGTTGGTGGTGGACGATTGCGAGACGATCAGTCGCAGCAATCGCGCCGCCGAGAGGTTGCTGGGCGCTACGGATGCCGAACTGCAGAACCGCCGTGCCGGGGATGTCTTGGCGGATGCGGGCCTCGGCCTGTGTGATCGACCGCAACGTATCGGACAGACGGTTCTCTCCATCAGCCGGGTTCCGCTCCGCAACGATTCCGGAGAGCGTTCCGGTCATCTCATCCTCTTTCAGGACATCACTCGCATCTATCAGCTTGAAGAACAATTGCAACGCAAGGAACGGCTGGCGGCCATGGGGGAATTGATCGGTCGAATCGCCCATGAAATCAGAAATCCCTTGGGCAGCGTGGAGCTGTTCGCATCCATGTTGCAGCGCGATCTTGCGGAGCATTCCTCCGCCAAGCGCTATGCCCGGCAGATCTCGCAGGCCGTTCAGTCGATGGATCGCTTGTTGGCGAACCTCTTGCTTTACACGCGGCCGGTTCGCATGGCTCGTGATTGGCATTCGGCCGAGCCGTTAATCGGGGACTCGATCAAGTTAGCCGCCCATGCACTGACCAAGGTCCCGGTTGACATCAGAGTAGATATCGGTCGGGAGGTTCCTTCGATCTGGTGCCACGACGGCCGGCTGAAGCAAGTCCTCGTGAATTTGATCGTCAATGCGGTTCAAGCGATGCCGCATGGAGGGGTCTTGGCGATCAGTCTCTTCCAGGAGTCGAGCCGGACACTCGGCATGCCCGCTGTTCGGCTGACCGTACGCGACTCCGGCATGGGCATCGACCCGGCCCATCGCTCGCGTATATTCGATCCGTTTTTTACGACGAAGGACGAGGGAACCGGCCTCGGCCTGGCCATTGTGTATTCGATCGTCGAAGCGCACCAAGGACGGATCGATGTCGAAAGTACGGTCGGCCAAGGCACCGCATGCTCGATTATTCTCCCTCATCCGTCGATCGGCGGAAATCCCAATGAAGTGCAGGGCGGAGCGCGGAGCGAACCTGAATCCAGCGATGCGCTCCCTGTTGAGCAGGAGGCGGTGATAGCGGAGGAATGGTCTCATGAATGA
- a CDS encoding Flagellar regulatory protein FleQ: protein MNQLHVLIVDDDPAVRDVLQEALMQEEYTVSTAEDGAAAIQAVRDSVIHIVITDFQLPDIDGLAIIDRLAKFDAKIIPIMMTGFGTIETAVRAMKSGAFDFITKPFDLEAVAVVVRRAAEVLRLRQENHLLRKAVRDQYRLEQMIGASEPIQHVMEFVQKVADSDSTVMIQGESGTGKELVARMLHFNSLRKDRPLVPVNCGAIPENLLESELFGHEKGAFTGATHARMGRFELANGGTIFLDEIGEMSLPLQVKLLRVLQEREFERVGGNRTIHVDVRIVAATNQDLETLVEEKRFRKDLFYRLNVIPIVIPPLRERRSDIPLLIDHFLTRFNQIKHSEVSGLASDALRLLTEYDWPGNIRELENMIERLVVLKKQGVLSIGDLPEKICRRSGSELKEQFIRFNEDGINLSREVEQYEKHLIMEALRKANGVTSRAAQLLQLNRTTLVEKLKRRGVDPRSQLETLPLWPRPSSQKIDDLST from the coding sequence ATGAACCAACTCCATGTGCTGATTGTCGATGACGACCCGGCCGTGCGGGATGTTCTGCAAGAAGCCCTGATGCAGGAGGAGTATACCGTCTCCACTGCCGAGGACGGTGCGGCGGCAATCCAGGCGGTGAGGGACTCGGTGATCCATATCGTGATCACGGACTTTCAGTTGCCCGATATCGATGGACTCGCGATCATTGATCGCCTGGCGAAATTCGATGCGAAAATCATTCCCATCATGATGACCGGATTCGGCACTATCGAAACAGCGGTTCGCGCCATGAAGTCCGGCGCATTCGACTTCATTACCAAGCCGTTTGATCTTGAAGCCGTGGCCGTGGTGGTTCGGCGGGCGGCGGAGGTTCTTCGACTTCGGCAAGAAAACCATCTCTTGCGGAAGGCCGTACGCGATCAATATCGGTTGGAACAGATGATAGGGGCCAGCGAGCCGATCCAACACGTGATGGAGTTCGTCCAAAAAGTCGCCGACAGCGACAGCACGGTCATGATTCAGGGCGAGAGCGGCACCGGCAAGGAGTTGGTGGCCCGCATGCTTCACTTCAATAGCCTCCGAAAGGATCGCCCCCTGGTCCCGGTGAATTGCGGCGCCATCCCTGAAAATCTGCTGGAATCGGAACTCTTCGGACACGAAAAAGGCGCGTTTACAGGGGCCACTCACGCGCGGATGGGACGGTTTGAATTGGCGAACGGAGGGACGATCTTTCTCGATGAAATCGGTGAAATGAGCCTGCCGTTGCAAGTGAAACTTTTACGGGTGTTACAGGAACGGGAGTTCGAACGAGTCGGAGGAAATCGGACGATCCATGTGGATGTGCGTATCGTCGCCGCGACGAATCAGGATTTGGAAACGCTGGTTGAGGAAAAGCGATTTCGCAAAGATCTGTTCTATCGGCTCAATGTCATTCCCATCGTGATCCCTCCGCTACGAGAACGCCGAAGCGACATCCCGCTCCTGATCGATCATTTTCTGACTCGCTTCAATCAAATCAAGCATTCCGAGGTTTCAGGCCTTGCCTCCGACGCGCTCCGTCTGTTGACCGAATACGACTGGCCCGGCAACATTCGGGAGCTGGAGAACATGATCGAGCGGCTGGTCGTGCTCAAGAAACAGGGAGTCCTTTCCATCGGAGATCTCCCCGAAAAGATCTGTCGGAGGTCGGGCTCCGAACTCAAGGAGCAGTTCATCCGGTTCAACGAGGACGGCATCAATCTTTCCAGGGAGGTTGAACAGTACGAAAAACATCTCATCATGGAAGCCTTGCGCAAAGCCAACGGCGTCACCTCACGGGCGGCCCAACTGCTCCAACTGAACCGGACGACATTGGTTGAAAAACTCAAGCGTAGGGGCGTGGATCCGCGATCTCAGTTGGAAACCCTTCCGTTGTGGCCGCGTCCTTCAAGTCAAAAGATTGACGACCTGTCGACCTAG
- a CDS encoding Flagellar M-ring protein FliF: MFSKFSINQRMIILIALAGSVAGLIALALWTQQPDMQVLFTNLSSEDAAAIIDKLKETKVPYETTGGGSTVLVPSAQVHDLRLQLATQGLPHGGGVGFEIFDRTSIGMSEFVQKLNYRRALQGELARTIAQLPEVERARVHLAIPERRLFANEQEKARASVIVSLRSGQQLSQSQVQGVIHLVSSSVEGLQARDVTVVDGHGRMLSSATADETSGLTNAQLDYQRSIEKDVETRIQTMVERIVGANKAVVRVSSVVDFRKVETTEERYDPNSQVVRSEQRGQEKANGTNGVGGGVPGVQSNVPPGTDQEPAQTSSSNSQTKNETVNYEISRTVSKIVEPVGVIKQLSVAVLVDGTYETAKTGDGQSADTPAAARKYTPRSEDDLKRIEEIVKKAMGFSAERQDQVQVVNVQFGAEPDEPQGAAAEAMAPGPKPWLPYLRYAVGILLFTVILLFVVRPLLAMLGSATAQTPAETPLSALPGAFGTTEASLAGAPDRAQVIDMARKNPDTTAVVVKQWLKNPT, translated from the coding sequence ATGTTCTCCAAGTTCTCCATCAATCAGCGGATGATCATCCTCATCGCTCTGGCCGGGTCGGTGGCGGGCCTCATCGCGCTCGCACTCTGGACGCAGCAGCCCGACATGCAGGTGTTGTTCACGAATCTCAGTAGCGAAGATGCCGCCGCCATCATCGATAAGCTGAAAGAAACGAAGGTGCCGTACGAAACAACCGGCGGTGGATCGACCGTGCTGGTTCCGAGCGCCCAAGTTCACGACCTACGGCTGCAACTGGCGACCCAAGGGCTTCCACACGGAGGAGGGGTCGGGTTCGAGATTTTTGATCGTACGTCGATCGGCATGTCTGAATTCGTCCAGAAGCTCAATTATCGTCGCGCCTTACAGGGCGAGTTGGCGAGAACCATTGCGCAGCTGCCGGAAGTCGAGCGAGCGCGGGTTCATCTGGCGATTCCGGAACGGCGACTCTTCGCCAATGAACAGGAGAAAGCGCGAGCATCCGTGATCGTGTCGCTTCGCAGCGGACAACAGTTGAGTCAGTCGCAGGTGCAAGGGGTCATTCACCTGGTATCGAGCAGCGTAGAAGGCCTGCAGGCCCGCGATGTGACTGTGGTGGATGGACACGGCCGTATGTTGTCGAGCGCCACGGCGGACGAAACCTCCGGTTTGACCAATGCGCAGCTCGATTATCAGCGCAGCATCGAAAAGGACGTGGAAACGCGTATCCAAACGATGGTGGAACGGATTGTCGGAGCCAACAAGGCCGTGGTGCGTGTATCCAGCGTGGTGGATTTTCGAAAGGTCGAGACGACGGAAGAGCGGTATGATCCGAACAGCCAGGTCGTGAGGAGCGAGCAGAGGGGGCAGGAAAAGGCCAATGGCACCAACGGCGTCGGCGGCGGCGTGCCGGGCGTGCAGTCGAACGTCCCGCCGGGAACGGATCAAGAGCCTGCACAAACCAGTTCGAGCAACAGTCAGACGAAAAATGAAACGGTCAACTACGAGATCAGCCGAACCGTTTCAAAAATCGTCGAGCCGGTGGGCGTCATTAAACAATTATCCGTGGCCGTGCTGGTCGATGGAACGTATGAAACAGCCAAAACCGGCGATGGGCAGTCGGCGGATACGCCGGCTGCGGCGCGCAAATATACCCCACGCTCGGAAGACGATCTTAAAAGGATTGAAGAGATCGTCAAGAAAGCGATGGGTTTCTCGGCCGAACGGCAGGACCAGGTTCAAGTCGTCAATGTTCAATTCGGTGCGGAACCGGACGAGCCGCAGGGTGCGGCGGCGGAAGCCATGGCGCCAGGTCCCAAGCCATGGTTGCCCTATCTTCGCTATGCGGTCGGAATCCTTCTGTTTACCGTGATTCTCCTGTTCGTGGTCCGTCCGTTGTTGGCCATGCTGGGTTCGGCGACGGCACAGACGCCGGCTGAAACGCCGCTTTCTGCGTTGCCCGGCGCGTTCGGAACGACAGAGGCCTCATTGGCCGGCGCGCCGGACCGGGCGCAAGTCATCGACATGGCAAGAAAGAATCCCGACACGACGGCCGTGGTCGTGAAGCAATGGCTCAAGAATCCCACATGA
- a CDS encoding Flagellar two-component response regulator FleR encodes MNDHEKGNPLSEHGDESERILIVDDDPSMRTALMETVKRLGYSVQGAVDGMDAIERLVRFRPWMVLTDLRMPRLNGLDLIKEVKARAPQATIVLMTAYGAIETAVEAMKLGASEYLLKPFSMDVLERVIANLKSGRDEGAAPDRSPHPTENRALLTQDPGMIRLISTIEGVASSQATVLIQGESGTGKELLARFIHNRSPRAHRPFIAVNCAALPDGLLESELFGHERGAFTGALIRKIGKFEMAHTGTLLLDEISEMNLTLQAKLLRVLQEREVDRIGGRDPVSINIRVIATTNRALYREVEQGRFREDLYYRLNVFPVTVPPLRERTIDIPLLARHFVSQSAIRNGLTPPTLSESAGAHLQRLVWKGNVRELENVMERAVLLAGHGPILPEHCPSEQSGETPVPPIPPQQPANGSLWEMERELIFKTLARVKDNRTHAAKELGISIRTLRNKLREYREGERPLSITSP; translated from the coding sequence ATGAATGACCACGAGAAGGGGAACCCTCTTTCTGAACATGGTGACGAGAGCGAGCGCATCCTCATCGTCGATGACGACCCCTCGATGCGGACCGCACTGATGGAGACGGTCAAGCGACTCGGCTACTCCGTGCAAGGGGCGGTTGACGGAATGGATGCCATCGAACGGCTTGTCCGCTTTCGTCCCTGGATGGTGCTGACCGATCTCCGGATGCCGCGTCTGAACGGTCTCGACTTGATCAAGGAGGTCAAGGCGCGCGCTCCTCAAGCCACGATCGTTCTCATGACGGCCTACGGGGCCATCGAAACCGCCGTCGAGGCCATGAAGCTGGGGGCCAGCGAGTATCTCTTGAAACCGTTTTCAATGGACGTGCTGGAGCGAGTCATCGCGAATCTCAAATCGGGGCGAGACGAAGGGGCGGCCCCTGATCGCTCGCCCCATCCAACGGAAAACCGAGCCCTCCTAACTCAAGACCCAGGCATGATCCGTCTCATCAGTACCATCGAAGGAGTGGCGTCCAGCCAAGCCACCGTCCTGATTCAAGGGGAGAGCGGCACCGGAAAAGAGCTGCTGGCCCGATTCATTCATAACCGAAGCCCGCGGGCGCATCGGCCATTCATCGCGGTCAATTGTGCGGCGCTCCCGGATGGACTGCTCGAAAGTGAGCTCTTCGGACACGAGCGCGGTGCGTTCACCGGCGCGTTGATCCGAAAAATCGGCAAGTTTGAGATGGCTCATACCGGCACGCTGCTCCTGGACGAAATCAGTGAAATGAACCTCACCCTTCAGGCGAAGTTGTTGCGCGTGCTGCAGGAACGAGAGGTCGATCGGATCGGGGGGCGCGATCCCGTTTCAATTAATATTCGCGTGATCGCGACGACCAATCGGGCGCTTTACCGGGAAGTCGAACAAGGACGTTTTCGTGAGGATCTGTACTATCGTCTCAACGTCTTTCCGGTCACGGTTCCCCCGCTGCGGGAACGCACGATCGATATTCCATTGCTCGCGCGGCATTTTGTGAGTCAGTCGGCCATACGGAACGGCCTGACGCCACCTACGCTATCGGAAAGTGCGGGTGCTCACTTGCAACGGTTGGTATGGAAAGGAAACGTCCGTGAGTTGGAGAATGTCATGGAACGAGCGGTGTTGCTGGCGGGACATGGCCCGATCCTTCCCGAACACTGTCCTTCTGAGCAGAGCGGAGAAACGCCGGTCCCACCTATCCCTCCGCAACAGCCGGCCAATGGATCGTTGTGGGAAATGGAGAGAGAGCTGATTTTTAAGACGCTGGCGCGAGTGAAGGACAATCGGACGCACGCGGCGAAGGAGCTCGGCATCAGCATTCGTACGTTACGAAATAAACTGCGAGAGTATCGGGAGGGTGAACGACCATTGTCTATCACTTCGCCGTGA
- a CDS encoding Phage integrase translates to MPRRGDGIYKRGKTWWLDIFINHARYQKRLGRGITRTVALELAAIERAKILRGEAGIGRKSKKDLTFDEARKKFEDWIKGEKRPNTIRTYTACLDYLSEEFSGKRLSQITAWSLEAYKKRRGEGRELTERPSDISDKEWERRRIVAKRGAPVRCNRELATVKVLFNKCIAWGLYQGENPMKKVRYRREPRNQDRFLDPTEETRLLSAAQEPLRSLILIAIHTGLRVKAEALTLKWECVDLKRGFLTVESGYAKNGHTRNVPLNSIAFNTLKAMKETATSEYVFAKKDGTPYSDIGTSFRHAWKRAKIPKIRPHDLRHTFGSRLVMAGVDLRTVQELGGWADLTMVMRYAHLAPQHKTKAIERLVHFTDPAVSNDNPDHSLNVLHSIEAVPAS, encoded by the coding sequence ATGCCTCGGCGCGGTGACGGAATTTATAAGCGGGGGAAGACCTGGTGGTTGGATATTTTCATCAACCACGCCCGTTACCAAAAACGATTAGGCCGAGGGATCACCCGCACGGTCGCCTTGGAGTTGGCCGCGATTGAGCGTGCGAAGATCCTTCGGGGGGAAGCCGGGATCGGAAGAAAATCGAAAAAAGATCTCACCTTTGATGAGGCGCGGAAGAAATTCGAAGACTGGATCAAAGGCGAGAAACGACCGAATACCATCCGCACGTACACCGCCTGTCTCGACTATCTTAGTGAGGAGTTCAGCGGGAAGCGATTGAGCCAGATCACGGCCTGGAGCCTGGAAGCGTATAAGAAGCGGCGAGGGGAGGGCAGGGAACTGACCGAACGGCCTTCGGACATCAGCGATAAGGAGTGGGAACGACGCCGCATCGTTGCGAAGCGCGGGGCTCCGGTCCGCTGTAATCGCGAGCTTGCCACGGTGAAGGTCCTGTTTAATAAGTGTATCGCCTGGGGGCTATACCAAGGCGAGAATCCTATGAAAAAGGTACGGTACCGCAGGGAACCACGTAATCAAGACCGTTTTCTCGACCCCACCGAAGAGACTCGCCTACTCTCAGCCGCGCAAGAACCCTTACGCTCACTCATTTTGATCGCCATCCATACCGGCTTAAGGGTCAAGGCCGAGGCTCTCACCTTGAAATGGGAGTGCGTAGATTTGAAACGAGGGTTCTTAACGGTAGAATCGGGATATGCGAAAAATGGTCATACGCGGAATGTGCCTTTGAATTCCATTGCCTTCAACACCTTAAAAGCGATGAAGGAGACCGCAACATCTGAGTACGTATTTGCGAAGAAGGATGGAACTCCCTATAGCGACATCGGGACAAGCTTTAGACACGCGTGGAAACGGGCGAAGATCCCGAAGATCAGGCCCCATGACCTCAGACACACCTTTGGGTCCCGGCTTGTGATGGCAGGCGTCGATCTTCGGACTGTTCAGGAACTCGGCGGTTGGGCTGACTTAACGATGGTGATGCGGTACGCTCACCTCGCCCCGCAGCATAAAACAAAGGCGATTGAACGGCTCGTCCATTTCACCGATCCTGCGGTATCGAACGATAATCCCGATCATTCCTTGAACGTGCTCCATAGTATTGAAGCTGTACCTGCGTCATAA
- a CDS encoding Flagellar motor switch protein FliG translates to MAKNLTGEQKAAILLRAIGEEAAAQVMKQLDPKEIKRLGSFMSGTAHISRDEEDAVISDFRAASASGEVQFQGKEFIKTVLIKALGPEKAARIIESMTRKSYPGLEALKWADVKTLVQMLKIEHAQTVAVILAHLESDQAGQVLAGLPESMRGDVALRLATMEEVQPDVLEELSQSMQETLLASKGLGSQSIGGPEVIADILTRMDKANEGGIMVKIAEKSQPLADAIRALMFVFDDLIKVDDRGVQELMKEISKDDLPLALRGANPEVKEKFFKNMSSRAAEMLKEDMEAKGPVKVSDIEKAQQNILKVCRKLEEEGRIVIAGAGEEML, encoded by the coding sequence ATGGCCAAGAATTTGACGGGTGAACAGAAGGCGGCCATTCTTCTTCGTGCCATCGGAGAAGAAGCAGCCGCCCAGGTCATGAAGCAACTCGACCCTAAAGAGATCAAGCGGCTGGGAAGTTTCATGAGCGGCACCGCCCACATTTCTCGGGATGAGGAAGATGCGGTCATCTCGGATTTCCGGGCTGCCAGCGCGTCCGGCGAGGTTCAATTCCAGGGAAAAGAGTTCATCAAGACCGTGCTCATCAAGGCATTGGGTCCGGAAAAGGCGGCGCGGATCATCGAATCGATGACGCGGAAAAGCTATCCGGGTCTGGAGGCGCTGAAATGGGCCGATGTGAAAACGCTTGTTCAAATGTTGAAGATCGAGCATGCGCAAACAGTGGCGGTCATTCTCGCGCATCTTGAAAGCGATCAAGCCGGGCAAGTGCTTGCCGGACTGCCGGAATCGATGCGGGGAGACGTGGCGCTTCGGCTTGCCACCATGGAAGAGGTGCAACCGGATGTCTTGGAAGAACTCAGCCAAAGCATGCAGGAAACGTTGCTGGCGAGCAAGGGACTGGGTTCACAGAGCATCGGAGGACCTGAGGTCATCGCCGATATTTTGACGCGGATGGATAAGGCCAACGAAGGCGGCATCATGGTCAAGATTGCGGAGAAGAGTCAGCCGTTGGCGGACGCGATTCGGGCACTTATGTTCGTCTTCGACGACCTGATAAAGGTCGACGATCGCGGTGTGCAGGAATTGATGAAAGAGATCAGCAAGGACGACCTTCCGTTGGCCCTCCGGGGCGCCAATCCGGAGGTGAAGGAGAAATTCTTCAAAAACATGTCGAGCCGTGCCGCGGAAATGTTGAAAGAAGATATGGAGGCCAAAGGACCCGTCAAGGTGTCCGATATCGAGAAAGCACAGCAAAATATTTTGAAAGTCTGCCGAAAACTTGAGGAAGAAGGCCGTATCGTCATCGCGGGCGCAGGAGAGGAGATGCTGTAG
- a CDS encoding Flagellar hook-basal body complex protein FliE: MSQVYGPTSGIAPIPDVAPAGPAGTAGTSGFLDSLKSAIGKVNDTQMEAGRAVEALMTGETQDLHRTMVALQQADVSFQLMMQIRNKLVSAYEEIQRMQV; the protein is encoded by the coding sequence ATGAGTCAGGTTTACGGTCCGACATCCGGTATCGCTCCCATTCCCGATGTGGCGCCGGCCGGGCCGGCAGGAACCGCGGGCACCTCCGGATTCTTGGATTCTCTCAAGTCCGCGATCGGAAAGGTCAACGACACGCAAATGGAAGCAGGCCGAGCGGTGGAGGCCCTCATGACGGGTGAAACGCAGGACCTTCATCGTACGATGGTCGCGCTGCAGCAGGCAGACGTGTCTTTCCAATTGATGATGCAAATCAGGAACAAACTGGTCTCGGCCTATGAAGAAATTCAACGGATGCAGGTGTAA
- a CDS encoding Flagellar basal-body rod protein FlgB translates to MTIFDRTMRLLERTLDLRSARQRVIASNVANEETPGYRASELTFMDQLQSARKGRLPIVLAATQSRHFGVHGPQGFQTVTGKLSEVPAGDLPLDANSVNLELEMAKLSENAMQYNAAATILAKRFNGLLSAIRDAR, encoded by the coding sequence ATGACGATCTTTGACAGGACCATGCGACTGTTGGAACGGACCCTCGACCTTCGCAGCGCGCGACAACGCGTGATCGCCTCGAACGTGGCCAACGAAGAAACGCCGGGCTATCGTGCGTCGGAGTTGACCTTTATGGACCAATTGCAGTCGGCCCGCAAGGGACGCCTGCCGATCGTCCTGGCTGCGACTCAGTCTCGACATTTCGGCGTTCATGGACCGCAGGGTTTTCAGACAGTCACGGGGAAACTTAGTGAAGTCCCGGCCGGGGATCTCCCGCTGGACGCCAATTCCGTCAATCTTGAGTTGGAGATGGCCAAATTATCCGAGAACGCCATGCAGTACAACGCGGCTGCTACGATACTGGCCAAGAGATTTAACGGATTACTGAGTGCGATACGAGATGCGCGATAG
- a CDS encoding Flagellar basal-body rod protein FlgC yields the protein MEMSDSLAVSVSGLDAQRRRLNVIASNLANAQSTSTPTGGPYKRRDVVFRSTAVPSAFQRAFRQVAVGPSSRALEGVSVARVVEDHKPGQLMYDPHHPDADSKGFVRLPNVSVMEEMVNMIGASRAYEANVQAINATRAMWNKALEIGR from the coding sequence ATGGAAATGTCCGACAGTCTGGCCGTATCGGTTTCCGGTTTGGATGCCCAACGTCGACGACTCAATGTCATCGCCAGCAATCTTGCGAACGCTCAATCGACCAGCACGCCGACCGGTGGTCCGTATAAACGGCGGGATGTTGTTTTTCGATCGACGGCGGTGCCCAGCGCATTTCAGCGGGCTTTTCGCCAAGTCGCCGTCGGGCCTTCGTCGCGCGCGCTTGAAGGGGTCTCTGTCGCGCGTGTCGTGGAGGATCACAAACCCGGGCAGCTCATGTATGACCCCCATCATCCGGATGCCGATTCCAAAGGGTTCGTGCGGCTCCCAAACGTGAGCGTTATGGAAGAGATGGTGAACATGATCGGCGCGTCGCGCGCGTACGAAGCCAATGTCCAGGCCATCAATGCGACACGCGCCATGTGGAATAAAGCGCTGGAAATCGGGAGGTGA